A region of the Calditrichota bacterium genome:
CAACCAAAAGCAGAAGAACTCCGAGGAGTCCTATTAGACGACGCTGCGTCACACACATTCCCTCACATTTTTCTCCACAAATAAACGGGCCGGCTCGTTTGCAGAAAAGCACGATGCCTGCCCCCTGTTAATTAGACTTGTTTTGTTCAGATATTAAATTCCGCCAGAATATCGTTCAAAGGTGCCAGAGCCGTTTGCCAGGAATAGTTTTCTTCCACAAATTGTCTGGCCTGTGCTGAAAAGCGTTTCCGTTTTTCCGAATCGTTCATAAACGAGAGCACCTTTTCCGCGAATACGTCCGGCTGGTCTGCAACCTCAATCTCGCGGCCTGGCGTCGCGTCAATTCCCTCCAGCCCTACGGATGTGCTAACAACCGGGGTACCGATGGCCATGGCCTCCAGGATCTTGTTTTGTAAACCCGCACCTGCCCGTAAAGGACACACCGCCACGGCTGCATTGCGAAGCTGGGGACGTAAATCGTTAAGCCGCCCGGTTACAAACACACCCGGATTTTTTTCCAGTTCCCGGATCTGCTTTTTCGGCTGAGTTCCCACAAAAAAGATTCGCGCCCGGGGACGCTCTCGTCTAATCTGTGGGAAAATGGTGTGATAAAAGTAAAGGGCGGCATCCACATTGGGTAAATAATTCATGTTGCCGTGAAAGACAATCTTATCGGCGTCGTAGCCGTTTGGCGCATATCGAAAGTAGGTTAAATTTACGCCATTTTTCACCACGTTTACGCGATTTTCTTGTTCCGGTTGATAGAGATAATCTCGGTCAATCTTGGAAATCAGAATCGAGCGGTCAAAAGCCCGCAAAATCTTTTTTTCGTAATTGAAAACCCGTTTTTTTTCGAGGGAATAAATCTTGTTAAAACTCCTGTTCTGGTAAAACCCCGAAAAGCGCAACAGGCGTTCATAATTCAGAGAGATGGCATCCGTCAAATCAATCAATTTTGGAATCGAATCCTGGTTCATCACATAATTGGCCATCCGTAACAAATGGACAAATATGAGATCAAACGAATGAGATTTCAATTCTTCAGAAATGGTCCGCCTCATTTTTTCGGTTGAATAATAGTGCACCTGAAGAGGCAATTTCGAAAAAAAACCACGAGCCATGCGCGAATACAACGAAAGTCCCGATGCAAATTTCACCGGCCGAACGCGGACATTCAATTGAGAACTTTCCAATTGTTTAATTTGGTGAAAATTCTCATAATAACTGACGAGTGTCACATCGTGTTTTTCGGCCAGGTGGCGCAGCAGATAAAAAGCCCGGATGCGATCTCCTGTGATGGGTGGAACCGGCCATCGGGATGTGAGAAAAAGTATTTTCATTCGGTTTGGGTCATTCTATTTTTGACAGGATGAACAGGATAAACTTTTTAATTAATAATTCTTCGCCACAAAGAGCCAAAGACACAACGTTTTGACAATAAATAAGATAATAAAACATGTGTAAATTTTTCAAAAACACAAATTCGAATTCATCGTTGCCATAATCATAATATTCTTAGCGTCTTAGTGGTTTTGTGGCATAATTTTATGAATAATACGGGTCAAAACAACTCGTGAAAATTCGTGTCATTCGTGGGAGTCCATTTCTTAAATCCCCCCATTCCTTATCGGCACAAGCGCTTACCCGTCAGAATACCCGTCAGAATTTTCCCATTGAGGTGCTCTCCCCATTTTTCCGATGAGGCTGTGAAAAAATCCCAGCCAGACGGCTTTTAACTGGCGCTTTTTGTTTTCCGATTGAATTGATAAAATATAGGCGATTCTCCCCAGAAAATAAAGAAAAAAATTCAATCCAAACAGGTAGCCCTTAAAAAAAACATTCCGACCCGATGAAAAGGCCTTCCACCGGTTTCGTGTTTGGTAGTACAAATAATACGGCGTGTAGGCCCGTGTGTGTTGACCGGCCCCCACTTTGTGCCAGACTTTTGCTTTGGGGCAATACCAGAGGGAATATCCGTTTTTTTGCAGTCGAAGGGAATATTCCACATCTTCAAAATAGGAAAAAAAATCTTCTTCCAGATAGCCGATGTCTTCCAGCGCCTTGTGCGCAATTAAAAATGCGCACCCGGTAATAAATGAGATCTGTTTTTCACAGGACCACCGTGTTTCATCTTCTTTTTGCCGAAAGCCTTCCTGCGTAACCCGCGCCAGCATCGGCTGCACGGTTCCTCCGGCGTACCAAAGCACATCCGGCGGATCAAAATAATATATTCTTGCCCCGAATCCCCCGGCGTCCGGATGCCTGCTTGCACAGGTCAGGATTTCGTCCAAAAAATCCTTCGCTACAACCGTGTCATTGTTTAACAACAAATAATAATCGTATTTTTTGAGGATCGCAAGCTTCAATGCCACATTGTTTCCGGCGGCAAACCCGGAATTATTGGCCAGATAAACGGGGGTAATTTTTCGGTACGATTTCAGGCCCGCAATCAGTTTTTGCTTTTCGGCTTGCCGGGATCCGTTGTCCACAACAAACACGTGAAAATCCGTGTACGTTCCCGCGTAGATTGAATCCAGGCACGCGAGCGTGTCGGCTGTATTGTTCCAATTGAGTAAA
Encoded here:
- a CDS encoding glycosyltransferase family 2 protein, translated to MPLKHAPKIAIILLNWNNTADTLACLDSIYAGTYTDFHVFVVDNGSRQAEKQKLIAGLKSYRKITPVYLANNSGFAAGNNVALKLAILKKYDYYLLLNNDTVVAKDFLDEILTCASRHPDAGGFGARIYYFDPPDVLWYAGGTVQPMLARVTQEGFRQKEDETRWSCEKQISFITGCAFLIAHKALEDIGYLEEDFFSYFEDVEYSLRLQKNGYSLWYCPKAKVWHKVGAGQHTRAYTPYYLYYQTRNRWKAFSSGRNVFFKGYLFGLNFFLYFLGRIAYILSIQSENKKRQLKAVWLGFFHSLIGKMGRAPQWENSDGYSDG
- a CDS encoding TIGR03087 family PEP-CTERM/XrtA system glycosyltransferase, with protein sequence MKILFLTSRWPVPPITGDRIRAFYLLRHLAEKHDVTLVSYYENFHQIKQLESSQLNVRVRPVKFASGLSLYSRMARGFFSKLPLQVHYYSTEKMRRTISEELKSHSFDLIFVHLLRMANYVMNQDSIPKLIDLTDAISLNYERLLRFSGFYQNRSFNKIYSLEKKRVFNYEKKILRAFDRSILISKIDRDYLYQPEQENRVNVVKNGVNLTYFRYAPNGYDADKIVFHGNMNYLPNVDAALYFYHTIFPQIRRERPRARIFFVGTQPKKQIRELEKNPGVFVTGRLNDLRPQLRNAAVAVCPLRAGAGLQNKILEAMAIGTPVVSTSVGLEGIDATPGREIEVADQPDVFAEKVLSFMNDSEKRKRFSAQARQFVEENYSWQTALAPLNDILAEFNI